ATGAAGTTGTATCAAACCGATTGTTTGCTTTTTGCACCATTAATGGGTGATTATCAAGTGCAGTTACTTCACAACCAAATGTTGTACTAATGTATTCGGCAGTTTGACCTGTTCCACAGCCAAGGTCCAATACTTTCATGTCAGGGTGGATATTTTCCATCGCAAAAATTTGCTTGGTGAGAGGCAATCCTCCAGGATGGGCACCACCGATACCAAATTTCGCTAAAATATCTAAGTAATCATTGCTCATATATTCCACCTCTTTATTTTACTAATGTACCATTATGTGATATTGACCTATCTTGACAATACTATATGCTCCCCATTAAGGTATGTGCCCTTCCAATAGGTCTTAGCATTACATAACGTATAGTATTACTGATGAAAGTAGGTGAGTTGATGGGCTTTGGAGGCTGTGGTTATAATCCAGTTGGTGGTCAAAGAGGTTACAATTATGGTGGAGGATTTGTACTAATCGTTGTGCTATTCATTCTGTTAATCATTGTTGGAGCAACAATCTATTATTAAGAACGGATAAAAAAATACAATGAAGAACTGCTGCAATGTAATATAAATAGACGCATTCTGCCTAC
This genomic stretch from Pontibacillus yanchengensis harbors:
- a CDS encoding YjcZ family sporulation protein; amino-acid sequence: MGFGGCGYNPVGGQRGYNYGGGFVLIVVLFILLIIVGATIYY